In the genome of Fulvivirga maritima, one region contains:
- a CDS encoding PorP/SprF family type IX secretion system membrane protein, translating to MKKQVRLHWPSNQEFRERIRVCCLIVVCFVGFNYNLQAQDAVFSQFYNTSLYLNPALAGFEENITVGVSHRSQWRSLNFPYTTSQVSLIVPYYESKHTKPFGHIGGVGVSVYNDVAGEDKNFKTTGANASFAYNLPLDKQYVNQISFGLQAGIINKRIDSDGLQWGEQYTPFLGFDPSTTPSDGDTFDPRTFLDINSGIFWFHNPIQDGGKIIRSINSGFSVAHMNHPNESLYENENNRLPLLYKYHGGIVFNLSQKATISANIFSSQQDKEWQHNLGSYLSYKLGSESGGQIKYVIARLGGWYRIDDSFIFLTEFETSLFKVAFSYDFNTSSLRYNDRGIGTYEVHLSMHFADLAPAKSRY from the coding sequence TTGAAAAAACAGGTACGATTACACTGGCCAAGTAACCAAGAGTTTCGCGAAAGAATAAGAGTTTGTTGTTTAATAGTTGTTTGCTTTGTCGGCTTTAATTACAACCTTCAGGCTCAAGACGCCGTATTCTCTCAGTTTTATAATACTTCACTATATCTTAATCCGGCATTAGCTGGTTTTGAAGAAAACATTACAGTTGGAGTATCACATAGGTCACAGTGGAGAAGTTTAAACTTCCCCTATACCACTAGTCAGGTTTCTTTGATTGTACCTTATTACGAATCAAAGCACACTAAACCTTTTGGTCACATAGGTGGGGTGGGAGTTTCAGTATATAATGATGTAGCAGGAGAAGACAAAAATTTTAAAACTACTGGTGCCAATGCCAGTTTCGCTTATAATCTCCCGCTAGATAAGCAGTATGTAAATCAGATTTCATTTGGCTTACAGGCAGGCATCATTAATAAAAGGATTGACTCCGATGGATTACAATGGGGCGAGCAGTACACCCCTTTCCTTGGATTTGACCCTTCTACAACTCCATCTGATGGTGACACTTTTGATCCTAGAACTTTCTTGGATATCAATTCAGGAATATTCTGGTTTCATAACCCCATTCAGGATGGAGGAAAGATAATCCGTAGTATAAATTCAGGATTCTCTGTTGCTCATATGAATCACCCAAATGAGTCTTTGTATGAGAATGAGAATAACAGATTGCCATTACTTTATAAGTATCATGGTGGTATTGTCTTTAACCTATCGCAAAAGGCAACAATATCTGCTAATATATTCAGTTCTCAACAAGACAAGGAATGGCAACATAATTTGGGCTCTTACTTAAGCTACAAATTAGGTTCAGAATCTGGTGGGCAAATAAAATACGTGATAGCCAGGCTAGGTGGATGGTATAGAATAGATGATTCATTTATCTTTCTTACAGAATTTGAGACTTCCTTATTCAAAGTAGCCTTCAGTTATGACTTTAACACCTCATCCTTGAGATATAATGATAGAGGTATAGGCACATACGAAGTCCATTTATCCATGCATTTCGCAGACCTAGCTCCAGCCAAATCAAGATATTAA
- a CDS encoding PKD domain-containing protein, which translates to MLGCSELDPGEDLYAAYSFEGNDNHTLAFSDLFYQLPAGTITTFSFIEGQLLIDGDHGYLYGRLELTENGYDVNAVGTEWHMVLQLDATTHNTPNALLGQPTSVTDAWQYFVINTAQSEIYNKNRPFEPITFRDLASDYIVQLGKGANNQNVNVFGASSDFQWDFGSSTGSGSLAITANSICPELDASIAGTASVCSGESTTISIDLEGQAPWEVTYEINSVTHTSTVTSSPYTFSVSETGKYTLVSVLDDDGFYSSLSGSATVSNYALPGVSALPATQTVCSGSEATISVTFTGAAPYSLTYNDGSTTQTFTSNTAQADLTLPAGTYEFTSVSDNNCSKTIDYSVEINDPSKIAINSPDDYCYSGGVLTLDLTGTGSTQTITWSVSGNKGLFEANETSATYTPAAEDDEVTFSVEVDTDCAGTATASKTVKFYNPVATFNISPEPVDGLYVPGVEYTFTPIDEEQTSYTWSFGDSNTSDKVEAKHTYSEKGEYNVVLDVNSAICSATESILLTVRSGNVLYIPNVFSPRSSNPENSVVKVYGENILANNFTFQIYNRWGSVVYKTNNLTEAQGRGWTGSSEGEAKENNVFTYIVRGQFENGESFEKTGTITLAK; encoded by the coding sequence ATGTTAGGATGTAGCGAATTAGATCCGGGAGAGGATCTTTACGCAGCATATTCCTTTGAAGGAAATGACAACCACACTTTGGCATTTTCAGACCTGTTTTATCAGCTACCAGCAGGAACCATTACAACCTTCAGTTTTATAGAAGGACAACTCCTTATAGATGGTGATCATGGCTATTTATATGGTCGATTAGAACTTACTGAAAATGGATACGATGTAAACGCTGTAGGTACAGAGTGGCATATGGTATTACAATTAGATGCTACCACACACAACACTCCTAACGCATTACTAGGGCAACCTACATCGGTAACTGATGCCTGGCAATACTTTGTTATCAATACAGCTCAATCTGAGATCTATAATAAGAACCGCCCATTTGAGCCAATTACATTCAGAGATTTGGCCTCCGATTATATAGTACAATTAGGAAAAGGCGCTAATAACCAAAATGTCAATGTATTTGGTGCATCATCTGATTTTCAATGGGACTTTGGCAGCTCCACAGGAAGTGGCTCATTAGCCATAACTGCTAATAGCATATGCCCAGAACTAGACGCATCTATAGCTGGAACAGCTTCAGTATGCTCTGGAGAGTCTACTACTATTTCAATAGACCTGGAAGGTCAGGCTCCATGGGAAGTTACTTATGAGATCAATAGCGTAACTCATACATCAACTGTAACTAGTTCTCCATACACTTTTAGTGTTTCTGAAACAGGAAAATACACATTGGTTTCTGTGTTAGATGATGATGGTTTTTACTCCAGTCTTTCAGGCTCGGCTACCGTTAGTAATTATGCCCTTCCAGGTGTTTCTGCATTACCTGCCACTCAAACTGTGTGTTCTGGAAGCGAAGCCACCATTAGTGTTACATTTACGGGTGCAGCTCCCTATAGCTTAACCTATAATGACGGAAGCACAACTCAAACATTTACTTCTAACACTGCTCAGGCAGATTTAACACTCCCTGCAGGAACATATGAGTTTACATCAGTAAGTGATAATAATTGCTCTAAAACAATCGATTATTCTGTAGAAATAAATGATCCTTCAAAAATAGCTATCAATTCACCTGATGATTATTGCTATAGTGGTGGAGTACTTACTTTAGACCTAACGGGAACCGGAAGTACCCAAACAATTACTTGGTCAGTATCTGGCAACAAAGGTTTATTTGAAGCTAATGAAACATCTGCCACTTATACTCCTGCGGCAGAAGATGATGAAGTCACTTTTAGCGTAGAAGTTGACACTGATTGTGCAGGAACGGCAACGGCTTCAAAAACTGTTAAATTCTATAATCCTGTAGCTACGTTTAATATTTCTCCTGAACCTGTAGATGGGCTTTATGTACCAGGTGTTGAATATACTTTTACGCCTATTGATGAAGAGCAAACAAGCTACACTTGGAGCTTTGGAGACTCAAATACCAGTGATAAAGTAGAAGCTAAACACACTTATTCTGAAAAAGGAGAGTACAATGTAGTACTTGATGTTAACTCCGCAATATGTAGTGCTACAGAAAGCATATTACTAACTGTTAGATCTGGTAATGTTCTTTATATTCCAAATGTATTTAGCCCACGATCTTCAAACCCTGAAAACAGTGTAGTTAAGGTCTATGGAGAAAATATTTTAGCCAACAATTTCACCTTTCAAATTTATAACCGCTGGGGATCAGTAGTTTATAAAACAAATAATCTTACTGAAGCTCAAGGAAGAGGATGGACAGGTAGCTCTGAGGGAGAAGCAAAAGAAAATAATGTATTTACGTATATAGTTCGCGGACAATTTGAAAATGGAGAATCTTTTGAAAAAACAGGTACGATTACACTGGCCAAGTAA
- the lysS gene encoding lysine--tRNA ligase: protein MQLSEQELVRREAKAELEKLGINPYPSELFEVNVSTQEIKENYEKQKIDYKNISLAGRLMSKRVMGSASFAELQDSKGKIQIYVRRDDICPDEDKTLYNTVFKKLLDRGDFIGVKGYVFTTQTGELSVHVTSLVVLSKSLKPLPVVKETKDEEGNVVKHDAFSSPELRYRRRYVDLVVNSDVKDTFIKRTQLVNSMRNYLNDRGYLEVETPILQPLYGGAAARPFKTHHNTLDMTLYLRIANELYLKRLIVGGFDGVYEFSKDFRNEGMSRFHNPEFTQVELYVAYKDYYWMMDLVEEMIEKVALDLHGTTKVQVGENVIDFKRPWKRFTMFEAIEHFTGIDISEMDEAELRKTAKELNVPIDETMGKGKLIDEIFGEKCEGLLIQPTFITDYPVEMSPLAKKHRDKEGLVERFEAIANGKEICNAFSELNDAIDQRQRFEEQLELGKRGDEEAMTLDEDFLRALEYGMPPTAGLGVGIDRLTMIMTNSNSIQDVLFFPQMKPEKKVGYATAADFAEEGVREELVPILQKLGILTIKQLKEATPSKLFNDVCGTRKKLKMKDVKNPTLEEVTGWIEG, encoded by the coding sequence ATGCAGTTAAGCGAACAAGAGCTCGTTAGGAGAGAAGCAAAGGCCGAATTAGAAAAATTAGGCATCAATCCTTATCCCTCAGAATTATTTGAGGTGAATGTTTCAACCCAGGAAATAAAGGAAAACTACGAGAAGCAGAAGATTGACTATAAGAATATTTCGCTGGCAGGACGACTAATGAGTAAAAGGGTTATGGGGTCAGCCTCTTTTGCTGAATTGCAAGATTCTAAAGGTAAGATTCAGATCTATGTTCGTAGAGATGATATTTGTCCTGATGAGGATAAAACACTTTATAATACTGTATTTAAAAAACTTCTAGACAGAGGTGATTTTATTGGAGTAAAAGGATATGTGTTTACTACCCAAACAGGAGAATTATCTGTTCATGTAACCTCTCTTGTGGTTTTATCAAAATCATTAAAACCATTACCGGTAGTAAAGGAAACTAAAGATGAAGAAGGTAATGTGGTGAAGCATGATGCGTTCTCATCACCTGAATTAAGATATAGAAGACGTTATGTTGACTTGGTGGTTAACTCTGATGTTAAAGATACTTTCATAAAAAGAACTCAGCTGGTAAATTCAATGAGAAATTACCTGAATGACAGAGGTTATTTAGAGGTAGAGACTCCTATTTTACAGCCTCTTTATGGAGGTGCTGCTGCCAGACCATTTAAAACACATCATAATACTTTAGATATGACCCTTTATTTGCGAATAGCAAATGAGTTATACCTAAAAAGATTGATCGTTGGAGGATTTGATGGTGTATATGAGTTTTCTAAAGATTTTAGAAATGAAGGTATGTCGCGTTTTCATAACCCTGAGTTTACCCAGGTAGAGCTGTATGTTGCCTATAAAGACTACTACTGGATGATGGATCTGGTAGAGGAAATGATAGAAAAAGTAGCATTGGATCTTCATGGAACTACCAAAGTACAGGTAGGTGAGAATGTTATAGACTTTAAGAGACCTTGGAAAAGGTTTACCATGTTCGAGGCTATTGAGCATTTTACGGGAATTGATATTTCTGAAATGGATGAGGCTGAACTTAGAAAAACAGCTAAAGAGCTTAATGTACCTATTGATGAAACTATGGGTAAAGGAAAGCTTATCGATGAAATTTTCGGAGAGAAATGTGAAGGCTTGCTTATCCAACCGACTTTTATTACTGATTATCCGGTAGAGATGTCTCCGTTAGCTAAAAAGCATAGAGATAAAGAAGGATTGGTAGAGAGATTTGAGGCTATCGCTAACGGTAAAGAGATATGTAATGCTTTCTCTGAGCTGAATGATGCCATAGATCAAAGACAGAGATTTGAAGAGCAGCTTGAATTAGGCAAGAGAGGTGATGAAGAAGCCATGACTCTTGATGAAGACTTTTTGAGAGCTTTAGAGTACGGAATGCCTCCTACAGCAGGTTTAGGTGTTGGTATTGATAGGTTAACTATGATTATGACTAATTCTAACTCTATTCAAGATGTGCTTTTCTTCCCTCAGATGAAACCAGAGAAGAAAGTGGGGTATGCTACAGCCGCAGATTTTGCAGAAGAGGGAGTAAGAGAAGAGTTAGTTCCAATACTTCAAAAACTGGGAATACTTACTATTAAACAATTGAAAGAAGCTACACCTAGTAAATTGTTTAATGATGTATGTGGCACTAGAAAGAAACTGAAAATGAAGGATGTTAAAAATCCTACTTTGGAAGAAGTAACTGGCTGGATAGAAGGTTAA
- a CDS encoding putative LPS assembly protein LptD, whose protein sequence is MHKIVIFSLKPKNPLRKLKFWSLAKHGLLLVFFGFFIALGHAQTPEKNLSTPQEVLGNENMEADTTINNSDSTALVADSTKNETPKSDIETTINYSARDSINFSVDSKIVKLYGDAKIDYGAIKLEADHIEIDYNNHTLTAHGKEDSLGRKVGYPIFKNGAETYETKDISYNFKTGQARISEVVTQQGEGYLHGETVYKNSKDELFSINNTYTTCDLAHPHYRIRARKTKAIPNDKIVSGPFNLEINDVPTPLGFIFGMFPAKNEASSGIIIPSYGEERRRGFYLRGGGYFFDISEYVKVAVRGDVYSKGGHGVHVNSVYKKRYAYNGNVNFDYTKLRLSTNIEEEDTRNDYRLSWSHSPQSKGNSRFSASVNAATSSYNTNNYLGVNTAEAQNSINNFTRKLSSNISYSKTFQGTPFSLGLSMRHNQDVRTREVDLLLPSLTFNMANVYPFKNKNGASNSWVEKINVRYSLTGTNTLTNNLGRIGSDPSLDSIAPFDFENFGTFLENSNKGLQHRIPLSTSFKVLKHFTASPSINYTENWYFDKLEWEIDEDNPDRAVIADTINGFNRVYEYNFSTSFSTRLYGFFNLKKGKVKIRHVMNPNISLSYRPDFGAEKYGYYQQLETEEGETLLQSRYQGYAYGAPSHGESGSISFSLNNSLEMKNEAKTDSTNKATKVPILNNFGFNASYNFVADSFKLSNITFRANTSVFKKKVNINLSGTVDPYVYVLNDVTVNSQGDNVYDQDRIDQYTWNNGQGIGQLSNANIGITTNLNPSGQKSDEKTRERINNSDLNQSDKDYLLNNPNSYVDFTIPWSVRINYSFNYAKRGFNDANITQTVRLSGDFSLSDKWKITYNTGYDFEEKAISLTNFGISRDLHCWEINMNWTPFGVYTSYNFTIRVKSSLLQDLKLNRTRSFYDN, encoded by the coding sequence TTGCACAAAATTGTAATTTTTTCTCTAAAACCGAAAAATCCGCTACGCAAATTGAAATTCTGGTCTTTAGCCAAACACGGTTTACTTTTAGTTTTTTTTGGTTTCTTCATTGCTTTAGGTCATGCACAAACTCCTGAAAAAAATTTAAGTACACCTCAGGAAGTTCTAGGTAATGAAAATATGGAAGCTGACACTACCATTAATAACAGCGATAGTACCGCATTGGTTGCAGACTCCACTAAAAATGAAACCCCTAAGAGTGATATTGAGACAACAATCAATTACTCTGCCAGAGACTCTATTAACTTCTCTGTAGACTCTAAGATTGTGAAACTTTATGGAGATGCTAAAATTGATTATGGTGCCATAAAACTCGAAGCTGATCACATAGAAATAGATTATAACAACCATACGCTTACTGCTCATGGTAAAGAAGACTCCCTTGGCAGAAAGGTAGGTTACCCGATCTTTAAAAACGGAGCTGAGACCTATGAAACCAAAGACATAAGTTATAATTTCAAAACAGGGCAGGCAAGAATATCTGAAGTAGTAACACAGCAAGGAGAAGGTTATCTGCACGGAGAAACTGTTTATAAAAACTCAAAAGACGAACTTTTTAGTATTAATAACACTTACACCACCTGTGATCTCGCTCACCCGCATTATCGCATAAGAGCAAGAAAAACTAAAGCTATACCTAACGACAAAATTGTTTCTGGCCCCTTTAACCTGGAAATTAATGATGTGCCTACACCTTTAGGATTTATTTTCGGGATGTTCCCCGCTAAAAATGAGGCTTCTTCAGGAATTATTATTCCTTCTTATGGTGAAGAGCGTAGAAGAGGTTTCTATTTAAGAGGTGGTGGTTATTTCTTTGACATTAGTGAATATGTGAAAGTAGCTGTACGTGGAGATGTATATTCTAAAGGTGGCCATGGAGTGCATGTAAACAGTGTGTACAAAAAACGATATGCTTACAATGGTAATGTGAACTTTGACTACACCAAACTCAGGCTGTCTACCAACATAGAAGAAGAAGATACCAGAAATGATTATCGTCTCTCATGGAGTCACTCACCTCAATCTAAAGGTAATAGCAGATTTTCAGCATCAGTTAACGCCGCGACCTCCAGCTACAACACCAATAATTATTTGGGGGTAAATACTGCTGAAGCTCAAAACAGTATTAACAACTTTACCCGTAAGTTAAGTTCTAACATCTCTTACTCTAAGACCTTCCAGGGAACGCCTTTTTCTTTAGGCTTAAGCATGAGACATAACCAAGACGTTAGAACCAGAGAGGTTGACCTTTTGCTACCATCTCTTACCTTCAACATGGCTAACGTTTACCCTTTTAAGAATAAAAACGGAGCATCTAACAGCTGGGTAGAAAAAATCAACGTGAGATATTCATTAACAGGAACTAATACACTAACCAATAATTTAGGAAGAATTGGCTCAGACCCTTCTTTAGACAGTATTGCTCCATTTGATTTCGAAAACTTTGGCACCTTTTTAGAAAACTCAAACAAAGGGCTACAACATAGAATACCTTTAAGCACTTCATTTAAAGTTCTTAAACACTTCACTGCCTCTCCTTCAATCAACTATACTGAAAACTGGTATTTTGATAAACTTGAGTGGGAAATTGACGAAGATAATCCTGATAGAGCTGTGATAGCAGATACTATTAATGGATTTAACAGAGTATATGAATATAACTTCAGCACTAGTTTTAGCACTAGGTTATATGGGTTTTTCAATCTAAAAAAAGGTAAGGTAAAAATAAGGCACGTAATGAACCCTAATATTTCATTATCATACCGTCCGGATTTTGGGGCAGAAAAATATGGCTATTACCAACAATTAGAAACGGAAGAAGGAGAAACCCTTTTACAGTCCAGATATCAAGGATATGCTTATGGAGCACCCTCGCACGGAGAAAGTGGATCCATTAGCTTCTCACTAAACAATAGTTTAGAAATGAAAAATGAGGCAAAAACGGATTCTACTAACAAAGCAACTAAAGTTCCTATTCTTAACAACTTCGGTTTTAATGCCTCTTATAACTTCGTAGCAGACTCATTTAAGCTTTCTAACATTACCTTCAGAGCCAATACCTCTGTATTTAAAAAGAAAGTGAATATTAACTTATCCGGTACGGTAGACCCATATGTATATGTGCTAAATGATGTCACTGTTAATTCACAAGGAGATAATGTTTATGATCAGGATAGAATAGATCAATACACATGGAATAACGGACAAGGAATAGGGCAACTTTCAAACGCCAACATAGGTATAACCACTAACCTTAACCCAAGTGGGCAAAAAAGCGATGAAAAGACCCGGGAGCGGATTAATAACTCCGATTTAAATCAATCAGACAAAGACTATTTACTTAATAATCCTAATTCATACGTAGACTTCACCATACCTTGGAGTGTGAGGATTAATTACAGTTTTAACTATGCTAAAAGAGGTTTTAATGATGCTAATATCACTCAAACAGTGAGATTATCTGGAGACTTCTCCCTATCAGACAAATGGAAAATCACATACAACACTGGTTATGATTTTGAGGAAAAGGCCATTTCACTTACCAATTTTGGTATTTCTAGAGACCTACATTGCTGGGAGATCAATATGAACTGGACTCCGTTTGGTGTTTACACTAGTTACAACTTCACCATAAGAGTAAAATCATCATTACTGCAAGACCTTAAACTCAACAGAACACGAAGCTTCTACGATAATTAA
- a CDS encoding N-acetylmuramoyl-L-alanine amidase family protein, with the protein MKNITIVFLLLAITLLSSSSQIKKTDFKVKTVVIDAGHGGHDPGTHGSTTKEKDLVLKVALKLGSYIEEYLPDVKVIYTRDDDTFVTLRGRAEIANKNKADVFISIHANSLPENVSTTRKNQIRGTETYVMGAQNTGRNLEVAKRENSVILLEEDYEKTYDFDPNSPESYILFSLTQSAFQEKSIYLATQIENQFKSRAGRHSLGVKQSSLYVLWSTAMPSVLVEIGYLSNSTEEKQLNDSSVQGNIASGIFRAFRDYKNEIESLNK; encoded by the coding sequence GTGAAGAATATTACCATAGTTTTTCTTCTCCTAGCAATAACCTTGCTAAGTTCATCTTCTCAGATAAAAAAAACTGATTTTAAAGTAAAAACAGTTGTAATAGATGCTGGGCATGGTGGCCACGACCCTGGTACTCACGGTAGTACCACTAAGGAGAAGGACCTTGTATTAAAAGTAGCGCTTAAATTAGGCAGCTACATAGAAGAGTATTTACCTGATGTAAAAGTCATTTACACCAGAGATGATGATACTTTTGTGACCCTCAGAGGCAGGGCTGAGATAGCTAATAAAAATAAAGCTGATGTTTTTATTTCTATTCATGCTAACTCCTTGCCTGAAAATGTAAGTACCACCAGGAAGAACCAAATTAGGGGTACAGAAACTTATGTGATGGGGGCGCAGAACACAGGTAGAAATTTAGAAGTAGCCAAAAGGGAAAACTCAGTGATCCTGTTAGAGGAAGACTATGAGAAAACTTATGACTTCGATCCTAATTCTCCTGAATCCTATATTCTTTTTTCATTAACTCAGTCTGCTTTTCAAGAAAAAAGTATTTACTTGGCAACGCAGATAGAGAATCAATTTAAAAGCAGAGCAGGCAGACATAGCTTAGGTGTAAAGCAATCTAGCTTGTATGTATTATGGAGTACGGCTATGCCTAGTGTTCTGGTAGAAATTGGCTATCTTTCCAACAGTACGGAGGAAAAACAACTTAACGATTCGTCTGTTCAAGGTAACATAGCTTCTGGAATCTTTAGAGCTTTCCGAGACTATAAAAATGAAATAGAGTCTTTAAATAAATAA
- a CDS encoding MlaD family protein: protein MKVSKELKVGVFMVFSIAILYLGFNYLKGKDFFSSNNKFYAIYENVDGLSVSNPVLVNGFAVGRVSRINLLQNHDDQILVEMDISGDILLGDSATAKLNSDFLGNKSILLSTGNPQKLLQPGDTLIAVLDKGIADILAESAQPVANNLEATIKKINAILDNLNGNSEKINRMMDSFEKTPVILNATIVDVKQNLASINSTFDEVGGELNTTLRQTRPLLSNLTEFSDSLKRMELNQTVDKANEALTNLNEAIEHFSKNEGTLGKLINEDSLYNNLNNTVETLDQLLIHLDTQPKDFFSPFGRKKSKIERNRKEEAED from the coding sequence GTGAAGGTGTCAAAAGAATTAAAAGTAGGCGTATTTATGGTATTCTCAATCGCCATACTTTATTTAGGCTTTAACTATTTGAAAGGAAAAGACTTTTTCTCTTCTAATAATAAATTCTATGCTATCTATGAAAATGTAGATGGATTAAGTGTGTCTAACCCTGTGCTGGTAAATGGTTTTGCTGTGGGTAGAGTGAGTCGAATTAACTTACTTCAAAATCACGATGACCAAATATTGGTAGAAATGGATATTAGCGGAGATATCCTTTTAGGAGACTCAGCTACGGCAAAGCTAAATAGTGATTTTCTTGGTAATAAGTCCATTCTTCTGAGTACAGGAAATCCCCAGAAATTACTGCAGCCAGGAGACACCCTTATAGCTGTGTTGGATAAAGGTATTGCTGATATTTTGGCTGAGAGCGCTCAGCCAGTAGCCAACAACCTGGAAGCTACTATTAAGAAAATAAATGCCATTTTAGATAACCTTAATGGTAATAGCGAGAAGATTAACAGGATGATGGATAGCTTTGAAAAGACTCCTGTTATTTTAAATGCTACCATTGTAGATGTAAAGCAAAATTTAGCATCTATTAATAGCACTTTTGATGAGGTAGGAGGTGAGCTTAATACCACTTTAAGGCAAACCCGTCCTTTGTTAAGTAACCTCACTGAGTTTAGTGATTCTTTAAAAAGAATGGAGCTTAACCAAACAGTGGATAAGGCCAACGAAGCGCTTACTAACTTAAATGAAGCTATTGAACACTTTTCTAAAAATGAAGGCACACTGGGTAAGCTTATCAATGAAGATTCGCTTTATAACAACCTCAACAATACGGTTGAGACCCTTGATCAGTTGCTCATCCACCTTGATACTCAGCCCAAAGATTTCTTCTCACCTTTTGGTAGAAAAAAATCTAAGATAGAAAGAAACCGCAAAGAGGAAGCAGAAGATTAA
- a CDS encoding acyl-CoA carboxylase subunit beta yields MNIEFNKNEDHLKQLIYQLKKRSDQTKLGGGEKKIEKQHGKGKLTARERIAYLVDDDSDLLEVGLLAGEDMYADVGGCPSGGVVTVMAKVQGRMCVIVANDATVKAGAWFPITAKKNLRAQEIAMENHLPIIYLVDSAGVFLPMQDEIFPDKEHFGRQFRNNAKMSAMGIVQIAAIMGSCVAGGAYLPIMSDEAMIVDKTGSIFLAGSYLVKAAIGENIDNETLGGATTHCEISGVTDNKFDNDEACLDYIKSLFDKLGDTTKAGFNREEVVKPEAMDDLLGTFPKDRAAPYDVKDVIKKLVDGGEFDEYKELYGKTIVCGYARIDGWAVGIVANQRKVVKSKQGEMQMGGVIYSDSADKAARFIMNCNQRKIPLVFLQDVSGFMVGSKAEHGGIIKDGAKMVNAMANSTVPKFTIIMGNSYGAGNYAMCGKAYDPRLIYAWPSAQMAVMSGASAAKTLLQIKVATLKAQGKEISKEEEETLLKEITDKYNEELSPYYAAARMWVDGIIDPRDTRKVITMGIEAANHAPVEKFNVGVIQT; encoded by the coding sequence ATGAATATTGAGTTTAATAAAAATGAAGACCACCTCAAGCAGTTAATCTATCAGCTTAAAAAAAGGAGCGATCAGACCAAGCTTGGGGGTGGAGAGAAGAAAATTGAAAAGCAACATGGTAAAGGTAAGCTAACCGCTCGTGAGAGAATAGCCTACCTTGTAGATGATGACAGTGACCTGCTGGAAGTGGGGCTGCTTGCCGGTGAGGACATGTATGCCGATGTAGGAGGCTGCCCGTCAGGAGGTGTGGTAACTGTTATGGCTAAGGTGCAGGGGCGTATGTGCGTTATAGTGGCCAATGATGCTACTGTGAAGGCCGGAGCCTGGTTTCCTATCACTGCCAAAAAGAATTTGAGAGCCCAGGAAATAGCTATGGAGAACCACTTGCCTATCATTTATTTAGTGGATAGTGCTGGTGTATTCCTGCCGATGCAAGATGAAATTTTTCCTGATAAAGAACATTTTGGACGGCAGTTTAGGAATAATGCTAAAATGTCGGCAATGGGAATAGTGCAGATAGCGGCTATAATGGGTAGCTGTGTTGCTGGAGGGGCTTATCTGCCTATTATGTCAGACGAGGCTATGATAGTAGATAAAACAGGATCTATTTTTCTAGCGGGCTCTTATTTAGTGAAGGCCGCTATTGGAGAAAATATAGATAACGAAACCCTTGGTGGAGCCACCACTCATTGTGAAATTTCTGGTGTTACTGATAATAAGTTTGATAATGATGAGGCTTGCCTCGATTATATAAAATCACTTTTCGATAAACTGGGGGATACCACTAAGGCCGGATTTAACCGAGAAGAGGTGGTGAAGCCTGAAGCTATGGATGATTTGCTGGGTACCTTCCCCAAAGATAGAGCAGCGCCTTATGATGTAAAGGATGTCATTAAAAAGCTGGTTGATGGTGGTGAGTTTGATGAGTATAAAGAGCTTTACGGAAAAACCATAGTTTGTGGCTATGCACGTATTGATGGCTGGGCTGTGGGTATAGTGGCTAATCAACGGAAAGTAGTAAAGAGCAAGCAAGGAGAAATGCAGATGGGAGGCGTCATTTATTCTGATTCTGCTGATAAAGCTGCTCGTTTTATTATGAACTGTAATCAGCGTAAGATACCTTTGGTGTTTTTACAAGATGTGAGCGGCTTTATGGTGGGAAGTAAAGCTGAGCATGGCGGCATAATTAAAGATGGAGCTAAAATGGTGAATGCTATGGCTAACTCTACTGTACCTAAGTTTACCATTATTATGGGAAATTCATATGGGGCAGGTAATTATGCTATGTGTGGCAAGGCCTATGATCCCAGGCTGATTTATGCCTGGCCTTCGGCTCAAATGGCAGTAATGAGTGGTGCCTCTGCGGCAAAAACACTGCTGCAAATAAAAGTAGCTACGCTGAAAGCTCAGGGTAAAGAAATATCTAAAGAGGAAGAAGAAACTCTTTTAAAAGAAATTACGGATAAATATAATGAAGAATTAAGCCCATATTATGCAGCTGCAAGAATGTGGGTAGACGGCATTATTGACCCCAGAGATACTCGAAAAGTAATAACTATGGGCATAGAGGCGGCCAATCATGCGCCTGTGGAGAAATTTAATGTTGGCGTTATACAAACTTAA